The Halomonas sp. HAL1 genome segment CCGGATTTTCATGACATGCCGGCTCGCTCTTGAAAGCGCTCAAGCGACTCACCAATCGCGCCCGAATCCGTCGGCAGATCGGCCCATAGCCGCTCCAAATCATAGAGCGTGCGCGCCTCAGGCATCATGACGTGAACCACAATGTCACCCAGGTCGACCAGCACCCAGTCGGCGTTATCACCACCTTCCACGCCCAAAGGGCCAAGTCCTGCAGCCTTGGCTTTTTCCACTACGTTTTGCGCCAGAGCAGCGACGTGACGGGTCGACGTACCACTGGCAATCAACATGAGGTCGGTGACCTCGGTTAATTTAGCAACATCTAACTGCGTAATGTCGCGTGCTTTCAGTTCTTCTAGCGCGTCAACCGCTAGAGTTTTCAATGTATCGATGTGCATGACTCCTAAAGACAACCTCATGGGGTAATCGGTCAATAAAGCCGGCCATTGTAACGGCTTATTTGACGACTGCCAGCGCTATTCACACTGCTGGTAAAGTCCGTAGTGCGCAATAGCCTGTTCAACGGGGGGCGGCACCAAATAGCGCACGCTTTTACCCGCTTCTAGCCGCTTTCGAATATAGGTCGCTGAAATGGCCATTAACGATGGCAATTCAAGCGACAAAAAGCCCCCACATGACCGCTGCATTAATTCCTCTACGCTATCGACTACCCGATGCTCTACCAGTTCCATTAATGGTGCTGGCAATGGATCGCCATAGCCTGGACGAGCAATAACCACCAAATGGGCAAACTCAAATATGCGCGCCGGTTGATGCCATTGTGTAAGCCGCAAAAAAGCATCGAAACCAATCGCCATGACCAAGCGCGCATGCTCACCATACTCCGCACGCAGCTCGACAAGCGTATCGGTGCTGTAGGAGGGGCCGTCACGCATCAGCTCGCGATCATCAGCCAACAAGCCAGGCGTGTCACCGATACCTGCCTTTAAGAGCGCCAACCGTTGCCGCGCTGACACCTGGGGCTGATCCCGCAAAGGGGGCTGCTGAGCAGGTATCATATGTAGCTGATCAAGCGACAGCGCCTCATGCAACTCCACAGCACTGCGTAAATGCCCCAAGTGAATGGGGTCAAAAGTGCCCCCCAACATTCCGATACGCTGAAACTTTAGACTCACACCGCCCCCTTATTCACGCACTTGGCCATCACCGAATACGACGTACTTCTGGGTGGTTAAGCCCTCTAACCCTACCGGCCCGCGGGCATGCAGCTTGTCGGTTGAAATCCCAAT includes the following:
- the rsfS gene encoding ribosome silencing factor, which codes for MHIDTLKTLAVDALEELKARDITQLDVAKLTEVTDLMLIASGTSTRHVAALAQNVVEKAKAAGLGPLGVEGGDNADWVLVDLGDIVVHVMMPEARTLYDLERLWADLPTDSGAIGESLERFQERAGMS
- the nadD gene encoding nicotinate-nucleotide adenylyltransferase, whose protein sequence is MSLKFQRIGMLGGTFDPIHLGHLRSAVELHEALSLDQLHMIPAQQPPLRDQPQVSARQRLALLKAGIGDTPGLLADDRELMRDGPSYSTDTLVELRAEYGEHARLVMAIGFDAFLRLTQWHQPARIFEFAHLVVIARPGYGDPLPAPLMELVEHRVVDSVEELMQRSCGGFLSLELPSLMAISATYIRKRLEAGKSVRYLVPPPVEQAIAHYGLYQQCE